From one Lotus japonicus ecotype B-129 chromosome 3, LjGifu_v1.2 genomic stretch:
- the LOC130744668 gene encoding uncharacterized protein LOC130744668, translating to MSQVSGKKETVKGKIEKTYGGVKVMGLKASSSAQSKKVVGTKSRASIEKHLDTTVSEDVSIEDSPAIGEPDVKTSALPSDDSRSDESAKKISPDVSSSSKDSDSESEDTKEVSSEESTKALPTVLEISDDDDLDEVPLASVADRLLKRKRVSVEETPSVQKKKVKSTPVSYKSRQVDVTVKGKQKAVESSGKRVKKTTEKKKKVSRVDLDSDSDVEADVLDITASGKKKFSGKRVPQDVPSIPLDNVSFHAVENALKWKFVYQRRIAKEREIGSYVLECKEIIALITRAGLRKTVLDIGKCHERLVKEFLVNLSDDVGNPESPEFRKVFVRGKCVHFSPAIINQALGRSVVEFVEEELSLDNVAEELTAGKVKKWPSKKLLSPGFLSVKYAILNRIGVVNWIPSNHTSGVSAMLTKLIYRIGTEIHFDFGSFVFTQTLKHAETCAVKLPVSFPSLLTAIILKQHPHILGVNDVPFSRGNPITLDHRLFLEPHVLDIDLPSNRTSVLVSMSASGTKSVLSELEDISKELQETIRAAAARKLKVDALIQSLKEEAGQEGEFAAAAEKEGSADNEEEHSSSSDV from the coding sequence ATGTCTCAAGTCTCAGGCAAGAAAGAAACTGTGAAAGGCAAGATTGAGAAGACTTATGGAGGAGTCAAGGTAATGGGATTGAAAGCAAGTTCCTCCGCTCAATCCAAGAAGGTTGTTGGCACCAAGTCTCGTGCATCCATTGAGAAACATCTTGACACCACTGTCTCTGAGGATGTTTCAATTGAGGATTCTCCTGCGATTGGTGAGCCCGATGTCAAGACATCTGCCCTTCCATCAGATGACTCTCGCTCTGATGAATCTGCAAAGAAGATCTCTCCAGATGTTTCTTCATCCTCCAAAGACTCTGATTCCGAGAGTGAAGACACCAAGGAAGTCTCTTCAGAAGAGTCGACCAAAGCCCTTCCAACGGTTCTGGAGATTTCTGACGATGACGACTTAGATGAAGTTCCATTGGCAAGTGTGGCTGATAGATTGCTGAAAAGAAAAAGGGTTTCTGTTGAAGAAACCCCTTCTGTTCAAAAGAAGAAAGTCAAATCCACTCCTGTCTCTTACAAATCCAGACAAGTAGATGTGACAGTGAAAGGCAAGCAAAAGGCTGTGGAGTCTTCTGGCAAGAGAGTTAAGAAGActactgagaagaagaagaaagtttcCAGGGTGGACTTGGACTCTGATTCAGATGTCGAAGCCGATGTCCTGGACATCACGGCTTCTGGAAAGAAGAAATTCTCTGGTAAGCGTGTTCCTCAGGATGTTCCCTCTATTCCTCTTGATAATGTCTCCTTTCATGCTGTTGAGAATGCTCTCAAGTGGAAGTTTGTGTACCAGCGTCGAATTGCAAAAGAGAGGGAAATTGGTTCTTATGTTTTGGAATGCAAGGAGATTATTGCTCTTATCACACGGGCTGGTCTGAGAAAGACTGTTCTGGATATTGGTAAGTGTCATGAGAGACTCGTGAAGGAGTTTCTAGTTAATCTGTCTGATGATGTTGGTAATCCTGAAAgtcctgaattcaggaaagtttTTGTGCGCGGAAAATGTGTGCATTTCTCCCCTGCTATAATCAATCAAGCGCTTGGAAGGAGTGTGGTTGAGTTTGTTGAAGAAGAGCTGTCTTTGGACAATGTTGCTGAGGAATTGACTGCAGGGAAGGTGAAGAAATGGCCTTCTAAGAAGTTACTGTCTCCTGGGTTTTtaagtgtgaagtatgctattctcAACAGGATTGGAGTGGTAAATTGGATTCCCTCTAATCATACTTCTGGTGTCTCTGCTATGTTAACCAAACTCATTTACCGCATAGGGACTGAGATACATTTTGATTTTGGCTCTTTTGTGTTTACTCAAACCCTGAAGCATGCTGAGACTTGTGCAGTGAAGCTTCCTGTCTCTTTTCCTTCACTTCTGACTGCTATCATACTGAAACAACATCCTCATATTCTTGGTGTGAATGATGTGCCCTTTTCCAGGGGAAATCCTATTACCTTGGATCATCGCTTATTCTTGGAacctcatgtcctggacattgatcTGCCATCCAATAGGACATCTGTGCTTGTTTCTATGTCAGCTTCTGGCACAAAGAGTGTTCTTTCTGAATTGGAAGATATTTCTAAGGAGTTGCAAGAAACCATCAGGGCTGCTGCTGCAAGGAAGCTTAAGGTGGATGCGTTGATTCAAAGTCTCAAGGAGGAAGCTGGTCAAGAAGGTGAGTTTGCAGCTGCTGCTGAGAAGGAAGGATCTGCAGATAATGAAGAAGagcactcttcttcttctgatgttTAG